One Echinicola strongylocentroti DNA window includes the following coding sequences:
- a CDS encoding dihydrodipicolinate synthase family protein → MQILNQDTPIKGIIPPMVTPIDTKGKVDIQGVEKLVEHLISGGVHGVFILGTTGEFSSLDIAQKKELIASTCKFVNGRIPVLVGVTDVCLQGCIELSKFAERSGAYAVVAAPPYYMGIDQEELYHFYEQLANSIPLPLFLYNMPSHTKVSIDVETAVALSKHKKIIGLKDSSANGSYFQSLQFNFNDQPDFVLMVGPEEMLAETVLMGGYGGVCGGANLFPKLYVKLYQAAVENNIDEIIRLQKLVMSISQKIYQHGGYKSSYLKGLKTSLSFLGIIQAQFVPPLFPFEPNEVEELKVRFSKIASMIIE, encoded by the coding sequence ATGCAAATTTTAAATCAAGATACACCTATAAAAGGAATAATCCCTCCAATGGTGACACCTATTGATACTAAAGGCAAGGTTGATATTCAGGGTGTTGAAAAACTAGTTGAGCATTTGATTTCAGGAGGCGTCCATGGGGTCTTTATTCTGGGAACTACAGGAGAGTTTTCTAGTTTAGATATAGCACAGAAAAAGGAACTTATAGCATCGACTTGTAAATTTGTTAATGGTAGGATTCCGGTCTTGGTAGGTGTTACGGATGTATGTCTTCAAGGATGTATAGAGCTTTCCAAATTTGCCGAAAGATCAGGAGCGTATGCAGTGGTGGCCGCACCTCCATACTATATGGGAATCGACCAAGAGGAGCTTTATCATTTTTATGAGCAATTGGCAAACAGTATTCCATTACCATTATTTTTGTATAATATGCCATCACATACCAAAGTTTCTATTGATGTAGAGACTGCAGTTGCACTTTCCAAACACAAAAAAATAATTGGGCTTAAGGATAGTTCAGCTAATGGAAGTTATTTCCAGTCCTTACAATTTAATTTTAATGATCAACCAGATTTTGTATTGATGGTGGGGCCAGAAGAAATGTTAGCTGAAACGGTTTTAATGGGTGGATATGGAGGCGTTTGTGGAGGTGCCAATTTGTTCCCAAAGCTCTATGTTAAACTTTATCAAGCAGCTGTTGAGAATAATATTGATGAAATTATTCGCCTTCAGAAGCTAGTGATGAGTATTAGTCAAAAAATTTATCAGCATGGAGGTTATAAATCAAGCTATTTAAAAGGACTTAAGACTTCCTTATCATTTTTAGGGATTATTCAAGCTCAATTTGTGCCTCCTTTGTTTCCTTTTGAACCAAATGAAGTAGAAGAGCTTAAAGTTAGGTTTAGTAAGATAGCCTCTATGATTATTGAGTGA
- a CDS encoding sulfatase family protein: protein MTSFKKGLVISLTMTLWLICVSSYSNEPNGKIRKPNVLFILADDLAYWTLKAAGNDQAHSPNLDKLASEGAFFENAFVTTPVCSPSRATLMTGQYASELGILDFIPQPGHKLYNPEKTNGLDPGNITFAEVLRDKGYRTGLIGKWHLGDWTELGKDRKFHPTNQGYEYFMGLTGGGEAPVDPNLEENGEIHKMEGLTVDILTNRTLKFIDDHKNTPFLLSVHYRSPHSKWLPVAEEDWEPYGNLEMKVPHPDYPDLDTERVKSRMKEYLASASGVDRNVGKLMKKLKEIGLYENTIVIFTSDHGYNMGHNGIEHKGNGYWITKSAHPATDNLAKNSRPNLYDQSLRVPILIRWPGVIQSDLKVKKTFTNLDWYPTILEMANIPVPDDKVLRGRSIVPVLKGELVDDWDNDLYTEYSMINYSIAHMRSYRTKKWKLVKDFQDPSRDELYHLETDPDEKNNLVKEKRGEIRDVIKHLTYKILSKMEEINDPLLDSITKL from the coding sequence TGACATCATTTAAAAAGGGCCTTGTTATTTCTTTAACAATGACGCTATGGCTCATTTGTGTAAGTTCTTATTCAAATGAGCCCAATGGAAAAATAAGGAAGCCTAATGTTTTATTTATACTTGCCGATGATCTAGCCTACTGGACCTTAAAGGCTGCGGGCAATGATCAGGCTCATAGTCCAAACTTGGATAAGTTGGCTTCAGAAGGTGCTTTTTTTGAAAATGCATTTGTCACCACTCCTGTATGCAGTCCTTCACGAGCGACATTGATGACCGGTCAATATGCTTCGGAATTGGGCATTTTGGATTTTATCCCCCAGCCAGGGCATAAGCTCTACAACCCTGAAAAAACAAATGGGCTAGATCCAGGAAATATCACTTTTGCAGAGGTTTTACGGGACAAAGGTTATCGAACTGGTTTGATTGGAAAATGGCATTTGGGAGACTGGACAGAATTGGGTAAGGACAGGAAATTTCATCCAACAAATCAAGGTTATGAGTACTTTATGGGGCTTACAGGAGGAGGGGAGGCACCAGTGGATCCAAATTTGGAAGAAAATGGGGAGATTCATAAAATGGAAGGACTGACGGTAGATATCTTGACCAACAGGACCCTGAAATTTATCGATGATCATAAAAATACTCCTTTTTTGTTAAGTGTCCATTATCGGTCTCCTCACAGCAAATGGTTGCCTGTAGCAGAGGAAGACTGGGAGCCATATGGAAACTTGGAAATGAAGGTCCCTCATCCAGACTATCCTGATTTAGACACTGAAAGAGTTAAATCCAGAATGAAGGAATATTTGGCAAGTGCTTCAGGGGTAGATAGAAATGTAGGGAAGCTAATGAAGAAGCTAAAAGAAATAGGATTGTATGAAAATACGATAGTGATCTTTACTTCAGATCATGGATATAATATGGGACATAACGGAATAGAACACAAAGGTAACGGATATTGGATTACCAAGAGTGCTCATCCTGCTACAGACAATTTGGCGAAAAATTCTAGGCCCAACTTGTACGATCAATCACTCCGCGTTCCTATTCTGATCCGATGGCCAGGGGTCATCCAGTCTGATCTTAAAGTAAAAAAGACTTTCACGAATTTGGATTGGTACCCAACAATACTTGAAATGGCGAATATACCTGTGCCTGATGATAAAGTTTTGCGAGGAAGAAGCATTGTGCCTGTCCTGAAAGGGGAATTGGTGGATGATTGGGATAATGATCTTTATACAGAGTATAGCATGATCAATTATAGTATTGCTCATATGCGCTCATATAGGACCAAAAAATGGAAGCTGGTCAAGGATTTTCAGGACCCGAGCAGAGATGAATTATACCATCTTGAAACGGACCCTGATGAGAAAAATAACTTAGTAAAAGAGAAGCGGGGTGAAATAAGGGATGTAATTAAGCACCTTACATATAAAATATTAAGTAAAATGGAAGAGATCAACGATCCCCTGTTGGACTCAATAACCAAATTATAA
- a CDS encoding FG-GAP repeat domain-containing protein, whose translation MIKNLFYTGLAASVLMLFSCSEAKDSIDNSSSVAQSEFKIVKYNNPEATSYLGVGLWAWPLPMDYDGDGDMDMLVSCPDKPFNGIYYFENISGEEFPDFAPPVRLGDAIKNIQVSHTDKGIRVNVPGAELMDFRNNLAEFKERLYDADSLKKGLEKVRFNQWKMVDYDGDGDLDVVVGIDDWADYGWDNAFNKKGEWTNGPLHGYVFLLENTEGDYINKGKLKAGGKTLDVYGAPTPNFADFDGDGDLDLICGEFLDRLTYFENIGTRNKPKYREGEFLKNTEGIIKMDLEMIIPVAVDWDKDGNVDLVVGDEDGRVALIRHTGKTQDGAPLFESPKYFRQKADNLKFGALATPVGVDWDNDGDEDIIAGNSAGYIAFIENLDGKASPKWAEPKLLEVDGQTLRIQAGGAGSIQGPAEAKWGYTTLSVTDWDGDGIKDIIFNSIWGKVQWIRNNGKSLEKPRPIRLDSDKEIPSPDWNWWKPSNNELVTQWRTTPFAIDWDKDGMMDLVMLDHEGFLSFYKGNRINGERGVDPGRRIFYGKDASVYSNKDKAINKEGGPLRLNHAEAGGSGRRKISFFDWDNDGDLDLLVNSTSVSLFENIDQESGKVIFKHHGVISEKVLAGHTTSPTFVDWNNNGVWDVLVGAEDGHFYHMER comes from the coding sequence ATGATAAAGAATCTTTTCTATACAGGATTAGCAGCTAGTGTATTGATGTTGTTCTCATGCTCAGAAGCTAAGGACTCAATTGATAACAGTTCCTCCGTAGCACAGTCTGAATTTAAGATTGTCAAATATAACAACCCTGAAGCTACTTCATATTTAGGAGTAGGTTTATGGGCTTGGCCACTTCCTATGGATTATGATGGGGATGGTGATATGGATATGTTGGTTTCATGCCCTGATAAACCTTTTAATGGCATATATTATTTTGAGAATATCTCAGGTGAAGAATTCCCCGATTTCGCACCACCAGTAAGGTTAGGTGATGCCATAAAAAACATTCAGGTTTCCCACACTGATAAAGGGATAAGAGTAAATGTGCCAGGGGCCGAGCTTATGGATTTCAGAAATAATTTGGCTGAATTTAAAGAGAGATTGTATGATGCCGATAGTTTAAAAAAGGGATTGGAAAAAGTACGTTTTAATCAATGGAAAATGGTTGATTATGATGGGGATGGTGATTTGGATGTAGTTGTTGGTATTGATGATTGGGCAGATTACGGATGGGATAATGCCTTCAATAAAAAAGGAGAATGGACCAATGGACCTTTACACGGATATGTTTTTCTTTTGGAAAACACGGAGGGCGATTACATCAACAAAGGAAAGTTAAAGGCTGGCGGTAAAACTTTGGATGTTTATGGGGCCCCTACTCCTAATTTTGCAGATTTCGATGGTGATGGAGATCTAGATCTTATTTGTGGAGAATTTTTAGATCGATTAACATATTTTGAAAATATAGGAACTCGCAATAAGCCCAAGTACAGAGAAGGAGAATTTTTGAAGAATACAGAGGGCATTATCAAGATGGACCTTGAAATGATTATTCCTGTGGCCGTAGATTGGGATAAAGACGGAAATGTGGATTTGGTCGTAGGAGATGAAGATGGTAGGGTCGCATTGATAAGGCATACAGGAAAAACGCAAGATGGAGCACCGTTGTTTGAATCACCAAAATATTTCAGACAGAAAGCTGATAATTTAAAATTCGGGGCTTTAGCCACCCCGGTAGGGGTAGATTGGGATAATGATGGAGATGAAGATATTATTGCTGGTAATTCAGCTGGATATATTGCTTTTATAGAAAATTTAGATGGTAAAGCATCACCTAAATGGGCAGAACCTAAACTTTTAGAAGTCGATGGCCAAACGCTAAGAATACAAGCAGGTGGGGCAGGATCTATTCAAGGACCTGCAGAAGCCAAATGGGGTTATACGACACTCTCGGTAACAGATTGGGACGGAGATGGAATTAAGGACATCATATTCAATTCAATTTGGGGAAAAGTTCAGTGGATAAGGAATAACGGAAAGTCACTTGAAAAGCCCCGTCCTATTAGGTTGGATAGTGATAAAGAAATTCCTTCTCCTGACTGGAACTGGTGGAAGCCCTCCAATAATGAATTAGTCACTCAATGGAGGACTACACCATTTGCCATAGATTGGGACAAGGATGGAATGATGGATTTGGTGATGTTAGACCATGAAGGTTTTCTTTCATTTTATAAGGGAAATAGAATAAATGGAGAAAGAGGGGTAGACCCTGGCCGAAGAATATTTTATGGAAAAGATGCCTCTGTTTATTCAAACAAAGATAAAGCTATAAATAAGGAAGGTGGACCATTGAGATTGAATCATGCTGAGGCAGGAGGAAGTGGCAGGAGGAAAATCTCCTTTTTTGATTGGGACAATGATGGAGATTTAGACTTACTGGTAAATAGCACCAGTGTGTCCCTGTTTGAAAATATAGACCAAGAAAGTGGAAAAGTGATTTTTAAGCATCATGGAGTCATTTCAGAGAAGGTTTTGGCAGGTCATACCACCAGCCCAACTTTTGTGGATTGGAATAATAATGGTGTTTGGGATGTGTTGGTTGGTGCAGAGGATGGACATTTCTATCATATGGAAAGATAA
- a CDS encoding DUF3748 domain-containing protein → MQKVNLTSNYDKRGIDLYKLLLIGMISLMVLSCRTGSNKSVKTTNEIIEIGLKEKQLTFDFKGHFLNQRQVFSPDDVHVVFDNRNDDGKIGENGSIQRLNIENGKIETIYFYDQQSKYGPGMGAVSYHPKKEEVVFIHGLKNASREDPYDFTRRFAMKVQISEVGDHLFRPMESRDVQFPYTKGALRGGSHAYSYSSDGQWVSFTYNDDILRREAETNQDIADLRTVGALWSGDSVDLKGKQNEKNFKGERVAFVLARVNEDPKPGSSEIMKAYEECWVSQVKNSLGSNSNITYSLAYLGDIINKKNEKSTEVFISQLPSQPNQMITSTDAGTEFLLPSVPAGVIQKRLTFTQDRKYPGVQGPRQWLRSSPDGQAIYFCMKDNLGEVQIYKVVPNSGEISQITNNSFSLDTSFSLSSDGNYLAYGYEEGIFITNVSDGVTRRVLSNSEESSNIGLSNINWSNKGYQIVYNRKVLSGAGRFYQVFLLDLSKHLKKQ, encoded by the coding sequence ATGCAAAAAGTTAACCTAACTTCTAATTACGATAAGCGAGGAATTGATTTATATAAATTGCTTTTAATAGGAATGATTTCACTTATGGTGCTTAGTTGTCGAACAGGATCAAATAAATCTGTTAAAACTACCAATGAAATAATAGAAATAGGATTGAAAGAAAAACAATTAACCTTCGACTTCAAGGGACATTTTCTTAATCAGAGGCAAGTGTTTTCCCCCGATGATGTACATGTAGTTTTTGATAACAGAAATGACGATGGGAAAATTGGTGAAAACGGATCAATTCAACGACTCAATATCGAGAATGGAAAAATAGAAACGATTTATTTCTATGATCAACAGTCCAAATATGGGCCAGGGATGGGAGCCGTAAGTTATCACCCTAAAAAGGAAGAGGTGGTATTTATTCATGGGTTAAAAAATGCCTCCCGAGAGGATCCATATGATTTTACGCGGAGATTTGCTATGAAAGTTCAAATTAGTGAAGTAGGAGACCATCTTTTTAGGCCGATGGAATCAAGAGATGTACAATTCCCTTATACGAAAGGTGCACTTCGAGGAGGTTCCCATGCATATTCTTATAGTTCAGATGGCCAATGGGTGAGTTTTACATATAATGACGATATCCTAAGAAGGGAGGCAGAGACTAATCAGGATATAGCTGATCTTAGGACCGTTGGGGCATTATGGAGTGGTGATTCTGTGGATTTGAAAGGAAAACAAAATGAAAAAAACTTTAAAGGGGAAAGGGTAGCATTTGTTCTTGCAAGAGTGAACGAAGACCCAAAACCAGGTTCAAGTGAGATCATGAAAGCTTATGAAGAATGTTGGGTTTCTCAAGTAAAGAATAGTTTGGGCTCAAATTCAAATATTACTTATTCTTTGGCATATCTCGGGGATATTATCAATAAAAAAAATGAAAAATCTACTGAAGTATTTATTAGTCAATTACCATCCCAGCCCAATCAAATGATCACTTCCACTGATGCAGGGACTGAGTTTTTACTCCCGTCTGTACCTGCAGGAGTGATCCAGAAAAGATTGACTTTTACCCAAGATAGAAAATATCCAGGTGTACAAGGGCCGCGACAATGGTTGCGCAGCTCTCCAGATGGACAGGCGATTTATTTCTGTATGAAGGATAATCTGGGAGAGGTTCAAATTTACAAAGTAGTCCCTAATTCAGGTGAAATAAGCCAGATTACCAACAATTCTTTTAGCTTGGATACTTCTTTTTCATTGAGTAGTGATGGTAATTACCTTGCCTATGGCTACGAAGAGGGGATTTTTATTACAAATGTATCAGATGGGGTAACCAGAAGGGTGTTGTCTAATTCTGAAGAATCCTCAAATATCGGGTTATCTAATATTAATTGGTCGAACAAGGGCTATCAAATAGTTTACAATCGGAAAGTTTTGAGTGGAGCAGGTCGCTTTTACCAAGTTTTTCTATTAGATCTTTCAAAACATTTAAAAAAACAATAA